In a single window of the Rhopalosiphum padi isolate XX-2018 chromosome 1, ASM2088224v1, whole genome shotgun sequence genome:
- the LOC132931724 gene encoding uncharacterized protein LOC132931724 isoform X4 — MKMYSKILIVVLLAYFLDNLSAAILKPPKPISLNVKNSPVQSKNILVQNQPIRSHHPVLGNFKVNPVIPFNIPSPPALPSPKLPPAVSPAPPALTTVPPVLSAPLTPPTPPTPSELTFLQNIKKENFNHQGFDKLEEGDDYDEEEVEEEIENGDIKEPLKNSKTVTSTPLHNSPTSKLTVPEIVKQENVNHQGFDKLEEGDDYDEEEVVEEIEDEDIEEPLKNSKTMTSTPLQNSPTSKLTVPEIVKQENVNHQGFDKLEEGDDYDEEEVVEEIEDEDIEEPLKNSKTMTSTPLQNSPTSKLTVPEIVKQENYIRGFNLFEEGDDYEEGDDYEEGDDYEEDYKEAVVEEKDGHNSKEYLGEPNHSTPLIPTNNIIINGVRVNPPLTINSAISTIPQLSEDELTENNYYNSEYFINTNEDNQKYQNYDAWESESFNIKNKPTDIYETLDRTNENTQDQSISNNEFVSKPYDDTQIYTDKQKENIGNQFNNQNVSENNERLVNGYRALKKILYMLHDYASLTFDWIINKINYRMEQL, encoded by the exons atGAAAATGTATTCcaaaattttaatagttgtgCTTCTTGCATATTTTTTG GATAATTTATCAGCGGCTATACTTAAACCACCTAAACCTATATctttaaatgtgaaaaatagTCCAGttcaatctaaaaatattttagttcaaaATCAACCTATTAGAAGTCAT catcCGGTTTTGGGGAATTTCAAAGTTAATCCTGTTATTCCTTTTAATATTCCTAGTCCACCAGCACTTCCATCACCCAAATTACCTCCTGCAGTATCACCAGCACCTCCAGCACTTACTACAGTACCACCAGTACTCTCAGCACCTCTAACACCTCCAACACCACCAACACCTTCAGaacttacatttttacaaaatataaaaaaa gAAAATTTCAATCATCAAGGATTTGACAAACTTGAAGAAGGAGATGATTATGATGAAGAGGAAGTAGAAGAAGAAATAGAAAATGGAGATATTAAAGAacctttaaaaaatagtaaaactgTG ACAAGTACACCTTTACACAACTCTCCAACTTCTAAACTTACAGTACCAGAAATTGTGAAACAA gAAAATGTCAATCATCAAGGATTTGACAAACTTGAAGAAGGAGATGATTATGATGAAGAGGAAGTAGTAGAAGAAATAGAAGATGAAGATATTGAAGAacctttaaaaaatagtaaaactatg ACAAGTACACCTTTACAAAACTCTCCAACTTCTAAACTTACAGTACCAGAAATTGTGAAACAA gAAAATGTCAATCATCAAGGATTTGACAAACTTGAAGAAGGAGATGATTATGATGAAGAGGAAGTAGTAGAAGAAATAGAAGATGAAGATATTGAAGAacctttaaaaaatagtaaaactatg ACAAGTACACCTTTACAAAACTCTCCAACTTCTAAACTTACAGTACCAGAAATTGTGAAACAA gAAAATTACATTCGAGGATTCAACTTATTTGAAGAAGGGGATGATTATGAAGAAGGAGATGATTATGAAGAAGGAGATGATTATGAAGAAGATTATAAAGAAGCAGTAGTAGAAGAAAAAGATGGTCATAACAGTAAAGAATATTTGGGAGAACCAAATCATAGTACTCCTTTAAtaccaacaaataatataataattaatggagTCCGAGTAAATCCACCTTTAACAATAAATAGTGCAATCTCTACAATACCACAATTATCTGAGGATGAATTgacagaaaataattattataattctgaaTATTTCATCAATACCAATGAAgacaatcaaaaatatcaaaattatgatgcGTGGGAATCAGagtcttttaatattaaaaataaacctacTGATATTTATGAAACTCTAGACAGAACAAATGAGAATACCCAAGATCAATCAATCAGCAATAATGAATTTGTATCAAAACCATATGACGATACACAGATATATACTGATAAACAGAAAGAAAACATAGGAAAccaatttaataatcaaaatgtgTCCGAAAATAATGAAAGACTTGTCAATGGGTATAGAGctcttaagaaaatattatatatgttacatGACTATGCAAGTTTAACATTCGATTggatcataaacaaaataaattaccgTATGGAACAGCTCTGA
- the LOC132931724 gene encoding uncharacterized protein DDB_G0283697-like isoform X1 — MKMYSKILIVVLLAYFLDNLSAAILKPPKPISLNVKNSPVQSKNILVQNQPIRSHHPVLGNFKVNPVIPFNIPSPPALPSPKLPPAVSPAPPALTTVPPVLSAPLTPPTPPTPSELTFLQNIKKENFNHQGFDKLEEGDDYDEEEVEEEIENGDIKEPLKNSKTVTSTPLHNSPTSKLTVPEIVKQENVNHQGFDKLEEGDDYDEEEVVEEIEDEDIEEPLKNSKTMTSTPLQNSPTSKLTVPEIVKQENVNHQGFDKLEEGDDYDEEEVVEEIEDEDIEEPLKNSKTMTSTPLQNSPTSKLTVPEIVKQENVNHQGFDKLEEGDDYDEEEVVEEIEDEDIEEPLKNSKTMTSTPLQNSPTSKLTVPETVKQENYIRGFNLFEEGDDYEEGDDYEEGDDYEEDYKEAVVEEKDGHNSKEYLGEPNHSTPLIPTNNIIINGVRVNPPLTINSAISTIPQLSEDELTENNYYNSEYFINTNEDNQKYQNYDAWESESFNIKNKPTDIYETLDRTNENTQDQSISNNEFVSKPYDDTQIYTDKQKENIGNQFNNQNVSENNERLVNGYRALKKILYMLHDYASLTFDWIINKINYRMEQL, encoded by the exons atGAAAATGTATTCcaaaattttaatagttgtgCTTCTTGCATATTTTTTG GATAATTTATCAGCGGCTATACTTAAACCACCTAAACCTATATctttaaatgtgaaaaatagTCCAGttcaatctaaaaatattttagttcaaaATCAACCTATTAGAAGTCAT catcCGGTTTTGGGGAATTTCAAAGTTAATCCTGTTATTCCTTTTAATATTCCTAGTCCACCAGCACTTCCATCACCCAAATTACCTCCTGCAGTATCACCAGCACCTCCAGCACTTACTACAGTACCACCAGTACTCTCAGCACCTCTAACACCTCCAACACCACCAACACCTTCAGaacttacatttttacaaaatataaaaaaa gAAAATTTCAATCATCAAGGATTTGACAAACTTGAAGAAGGAGATGATTATGATGAAGAGGAAGTAGAAGAAGAAATAGAAAATGGAGATATTAAAGAacctttaaaaaatagtaaaactgTG ACAAGTACACCTTTACACAACTCTCCAACTTCTAAACTTACAGTACCAGAAATTGTGAAACAA gAAAATGTCAATCATCAAGGATTTGACAAACTTGAAGAAGGAGATGATTATGATGAAGAGGAAGTAGTAGAAGAAATAGAAGATGAAGATATTGAAGAacctttaaaaaatagtaaaactatg ACAAGTACACCTTTACAAAACTCTCCAACTTCTAAACTTACAGTACCAGAAATTGTGAAACAA gAAAATGTCAATCATCAAGGATTTGACAAACTTGAAGAAGGAGATGATTATGATGAAGAGGAAGTAGTAGAAGAAATAGAAGATGAAGATATTGAAGAacctttaaaaaatagtaaaactatg ACAAGTACACCTTTACAAAACTCTCCAACTTCTAAACTTACAGTACCAGAAATTGTGAAACAA gAAAATGTCAATCATCAAGGATTTGACAAACTTGAAGAAGGAGATGATTATGATGAAGAGGAAGTAGTAGAAGAAATAGAAGATGAAGATATTGAAGAacctttaaaaaatagtaaaactatG ACAAGTACACCTTTACAAAACTCTCCAACTTCTAAACTTACAGTACCAGAAACTGTGAAACAA gAAAATTACATTCGAGGATTCAACTTATTTGAAGAAGGGGATGATTATGAAGAAGGAGATGATTATGAAGAAGGAGATGATTATGAAGAAGATTATAAAGAAGCAGTAGTAGAAGAAAAAGATGGTCATAACAGTAAAGAATATTTGGGAGAACCAAATCATAGTACTCCTTTAAtaccaacaaataatataataattaatggagTCCGAGTAAATCCACCTTTAACAATAAATAGTGCAATCTCTACAATACCACAATTATCTGAGGATGAATTgacagaaaataattattataattctgaaTATTTCATCAATACCAATGAAgacaatcaaaaatatcaaaattatgatgcGTGGGAATCAGagtcttttaatattaaaaataaacctacTGATATTTATGAAACTCTAGACAGAACAAATGAGAATACCCAAGATCAATCAATCAGCAATAATGAATTTGTATCAAAACCATATGACGATACACAGATATATACTGATAAACAGAAAGAAAACATAGGAAAccaatttaataatcaaaatgtgTCCGAAAATAATGAAAGACTTGTCAATGGGTATAGAGctcttaagaaaatattatatatgttacatGACTATGCAAGTTTAACATTCGATTggatcataaacaaaataaattaccgTATGGAACAGCTCTGA
- the LOC132931724 gene encoding uncharacterized protein DDB_G0283697-like isoform X3 — protein MKMYSKILIVVLLAYFLDNLSAAILKPPKPISLNVKNSPVQSKNILVQNQPIRSHHPVLGNFKVNPVIPFNIPSPPALPSPKLPPAVSPAPPALTTVPPVLSAPLTPPTPPTPSELTFLQNIKKENFNHQGFDKLEEGDDYDEEEVEEEIENGDIKEPLKNSKTVTSTPLQNSPTSKLTVPEIVKQENVNHQGFDKLEEGDDYDEEEVVEEIEDEDIEEPLKNSKTMTSTPLQNSPTSKLTVPEIVKQENVNHQGFDKLEEGDDYDEEEVVEEIEDEDIEEPLKNSKTMTSTPLQNSPTSKLTVPETVKQENYIRGFNLFEEGDDYEEGDDYEEGDDYEEDYKEAVVEEKDGHNSKEYLGEPNHSTPLIPTNNIIINGVRVNPPLTINSAISTIPQLSEDELTENNYYNSEYFINTNEDNQKYQNYDAWESESFNIKNKPTDIYETLDRTNENTQDQSISNNEFVSKPYDDTQIYTDKQKENIGNQFNNQNVSENNERLVNGYRALKKILYMLHDYASLTFDWIINKINYRMEQL, from the exons atGAAAATGTATTCcaaaattttaatagttgtgCTTCTTGCATATTTTTTG GATAATTTATCAGCGGCTATACTTAAACCACCTAAACCTATATctttaaatgtgaaaaatagTCCAGttcaatctaaaaatattttagttcaaaATCAACCTATTAGAAGTCAT catcCGGTTTTGGGGAATTTCAAAGTTAATCCTGTTATTCCTTTTAATATTCCTAGTCCACCAGCACTTCCATCACCCAAATTACCTCCTGCAGTATCACCAGCACCTCCAGCACTTACTACAGTACCACCAGTACTCTCAGCACCTCTAACACCTCCAACACCACCAACACCTTCAGaacttacatttttacaaaatataaaaaaa gAAAATTTCAATCATCAAGGATTTGACAAACTTGAAGAAGGAGATGATTATGATGAAGAGGAAGTAGAAGAAGAAATAGAAAATGGAGATATTAAAGAacctttaaaaaatagtaaaactgTG ACAAGTACACCTTTACAAAACTCTCCAACTTCTAAACTTACAGTACCAGAAATTGTGAAACAA gAAAATGTCAATCATCAAGGATTTGACAAACTTGAAGAAGGAGATGATTATGATGAAGAGGAAGTAGTAGAAGAAATAGAAGATGAAGATATTGAAGAacctttaaaaaatagtaaaactatg ACAAGTACACCTTTACAAAACTCTCCAACTTCTAAACTTACAGTACCAGAAATTGTGAAACAA gAAAATGTCAATCATCAAGGATTTGACAAACTTGAAGAAGGAGATGATTATGATGAAGAGGAAGTAGTAGAAGAAATAGAAGATGAAGATATTGAAGAacctttaaaaaatagtaaaactatG ACAAGTACACCTTTACAAAACTCTCCAACTTCTAAACTTACAGTACCAGAAACTGTGAAACAA gAAAATTACATTCGAGGATTCAACTTATTTGAAGAAGGGGATGATTATGAAGAAGGAGATGATTATGAAGAAGGAGATGATTATGAAGAAGATTATAAAGAAGCAGTAGTAGAAGAAAAAGATGGTCATAACAGTAAAGAATATTTGGGAGAACCAAATCATAGTACTCCTTTAAtaccaacaaataatataataattaatggagTCCGAGTAAATCCACCTTTAACAATAAATAGTGCAATCTCTACAATACCACAATTATCTGAGGATGAATTgacagaaaataattattataattctgaaTATTTCATCAATACCAATGAAgacaatcaaaaatatcaaaattatgatgcGTGGGAATCAGagtcttttaatattaaaaataaacctacTGATATTTATGAAACTCTAGACAGAACAAATGAGAATACCCAAGATCAATCAATCAGCAATAATGAATTTGTATCAAAACCATATGACGATACACAGATATATACTGATAAACAGAAAGAAAACATAGGAAAccaatttaataatcaaaatgtgTCCGAAAATAATGAAAGACTTGTCAATGGGTATAGAGctcttaagaaaatattatatatgttacatGACTATGCAAGTTTAACATTCGATTggatcataaacaaaataaattaccgTATGGAACAGCTCTGA
- the LOC132931724 gene encoding uncharacterized protein DDB_G0283697-like isoform X2, giving the protein MKMYSKILIVVLLAYFLDNLSAAILKPPKPISLNVKNSPVQSKNILVQNQPIRSHHPVLGNFKVNPVIPFNIPSPPALPSPKLPPAVSPAPPALTTVPPVLSAPLTPPTPPTPSELTFLQNIKKENVNHQGFDKLEEGDDYDEEEVVEEIEDEDIEEPLKNSKTMTSTPLQNSPTSKLTVPEIVKQENVNHQGFDKLEEGDDYDEEEVVEEIEDEDIEEPLKNSKTMTSTPLQNSPTSKLTVPEIVKQENVNHQGFDKLEEGDDYDEEEVVEEIEDEDIEEPLKNSKTMTSTPLQNSPTSKLTVPETVKQENYIRGFNLFEEGDDYEEGDDYEEGDDYEEDYKEAVVEEKDGHNSKEYLGEPNHSTPLIPTNNIIINGVRVNPPLTINSAISTIPQLSEDELTENNYYNSEYFINTNEDNQKYQNYDAWESESFNIKNKPTDIYETLDRTNENTQDQSISNNEFVSKPYDDTQIYTDKQKENIGNQFNNQNVSENNERLVNGYRALKKILYMLHDYASLTFDWIINKINYRMEQL; this is encoded by the exons atGAAAATGTATTCcaaaattttaatagttgtgCTTCTTGCATATTTTTTG GATAATTTATCAGCGGCTATACTTAAACCACCTAAACCTATATctttaaatgtgaaaaatagTCCAGttcaatctaaaaatattttagttcaaaATCAACCTATTAGAAGTCAT catcCGGTTTTGGGGAATTTCAAAGTTAATCCTGTTATTCCTTTTAATATTCCTAGTCCACCAGCACTTCCATCACCCAAATTACCTCCTGCAGTATCACCAGCACCTCCAGCACTTACTACAGTACCACCAGTACTCTCAGCACCTCTAACACCTCCAACACCACCAACACCTTCAGaacttacatttttacaaaatataaaaaaa gAAAATGTCAATCATCAAGGATTTGACAAACTTGAAGAAGGAGATGATTATGATGAAGAGGAAGTAGTAGAAGAAATAGAAGATGAAGATATTGAAGAacctttaaaaaatagtaaaactatg ACAAGTACACCTTTACAAAACTCTCCAACTTCTAAACTTACAGTACCAGAAATTGTGAAACAA gAAAATGTCAATCATCAAGGATTTGACAAACTTGAAGAAGGAGATGATTATGATGAAGAGGAAGTAGTAGAAGAAATAGAAGATGAAGATATTGAAGAacctttaaaaaatagtaaaactatg ACAAGTACACCTTTACAAAACTCTCCAACTTCTAAACTTACAGTACCAGAAATTGTGAAACAA gAAAATGTCAATCATCAAGGATTTGACAAACTTGAAGAAGGAGATGATTATGATGAAGAGGAAGTAGTAGAAGAAATAGAAGATGAAGATATTGAAGAacctttaaaaaatagtaaaactatG ACAAGTACACCTTTACAAAACTCTCCAACTTCTAAACTTACAGTACCAGAAACTGTGAAACAA gAAAATTACATTCGAGGATTCAACTTATTTGAAGAAGGGGATGATTATGAAGAAGGAGATGATTATGAAGAAGGAGATGATTATGAAGAAGATTATAAAGAAGCAGTAGTAGAAGAAAAAGATGGTCATAACAGTAAAGAATATTTGGGAGAACCAAATCATAGTACTCCTTTAAtaccaacaaataatataataattaatggagTCCGAGTAAATCCACCTTTAACAATAAATAGTGCAATCTCTACAATACCACAATTATCTGAGGATGAATTgacagaaaataattattataattctgaaTATTTCATCAATACCAATGAAgacaatcaaaaatatcaaaattatgatgcGTGGGAATCAGagtcttttaatattaaaaataaacctacTGATATTTATGAAACTCTAGACAGAACAAATGAGAATACCCAAGATCAATCAATCAGCAATAATGAATTTGTATCAAAACCATATGACGATACACAGATATATACTGATAAACAGAAAGAAAACATAGGAAAccaatttaataatcaaaatgtgTCCGAAAATAATGAAAGACTTGTCAATGGGTATAGAGctcttaagaaaatattatatatgttacatGACTATGCAAGTTTAACATTCGATTggatcataaacaaaataaattaccgTATGGAACAGCTCTGA